One genomic window of Campylobacter curvus includes the following:
- the tatA gene encoding twin-arginine translocase TatA/TatE family subunit, producing the protein MAIGVNQLLIILVIIVLLFGAKKIPELAKGLGKGIKSFKAEMEDDKPIEKVEKKGDDVVDAKVEETTKNA; encoded by the coding sequence ATGGCTATCGGAGTCAATCAATTACTTATTATTCTTGTGATAATCGTATTGCTTTTCGGGGCTAAAAAGATACCTGAGCTCGCAAAAGGACTTGGCAAAGGCATCAAGAGCTTCAAAGCCGAGATGGAAGATGACAAGCCTATAGAGAAGGTCGAGAAAAAGGGCGATGACGTTGTCGATGCAAAAGTAGAAGAAACCACTAAAAACGCCTAG